A region of Deinococcus cellulosilyticus NBRC 106333 = KACC 11606 DNA encodes the following proteins:
- a CDS encoding DUF6745 domain-containing protein: MGISAAEAKRLILSGQAPEHLVVQGVLEFQGEKQLRSLPAFLTCDTLDVRECPNLHRLPDGLSAGTVLAGYTHLQSVPDTIKVKFKLDLEGCTSLISLPESLKVGSLILRDCVSLRQLPEGLDVYFLDVSGCSALEHLPEQARVQGGHVVLRGCTRLKSLPSWLNRVARLDLRGCEHLHTLPETLKVSGWIDLADSGITSLPHHGQVPLRWKGVPIEPRIAFDPASITGQEILETDNAELRRVKLERMGYENFLAEVDAQILDQDQDAGGPRKLLKVPLPDDEDLVALWVICPSTDRNYVIRVPPKMKTAHQAAAWIAGFDDPKLYQPVMET, encoded by the coding sequence ATGGGGATCTCTGCTGCAGAAGCAAAGCGCCTGATCCTGTCCGGGCAGGCTCCAGAGCATCTGGTGGTGCAGGGTGTTCTGGAATTTCAGGGGGAAAAACAACTCCGTTCCCTGCCAGCTTTTCTGACCTGTGACACCCTGGATGTGCGGGAATGTCCGAACCTGCATAGGCTGCCAGATGGTCTTTCTGCTGGAACCGTGCTGGCAGGATACACCCACCTGCAAAGCGTGCCAGACACCATCAAAGTGAAATTCAAACTGGATCTGGAAGGCTGCACCAGCCTGATCTCTCTGCCAGAAAGCCTCAAAGTGGGCTCCCTGATCCTGCGGGACTGCGTGAGCCTCAGGCAGCTTCCAGAAGGACTGGACGTGTATTTCCTGGATGTCAGTGGCTGCAGCGCCCTGGAACACCTGCCAGAACAGGCCAGGGTGCAGGGGGGCCATGTGGTTCTCAGAGGTTGCACCCGACTCAAAAGCCTCCCCTCCTGGCTGAACCGGGTGGCCCGACTCGACCTGCGTGGGTGTGAGCATCTGCACACCCTCCCTGAGACGCTGAAAGTCAGTGGCTGGATTGACCTTGCGGATTCTGGCATCACCTCCCTTCCCCACCATGGGCAGGTTCCACTGCGCTGGAAAGGGGTCCCGATTGAACCCCGCATTGCGTTTGATCCCGCATCGATCACCGGACAGGAGATCCTGGAGACCGACAACGCCGAACTGCGCCGCGTCAAACTGGAACGCATGGGCTACGAGAATTTCCTGGCAGAGGTCGATGCCCAGATTCTGGACCAGGATCAGGATGCAGGCGGGCCCCGCAAACTCCTGAAAGTTCCCCTGCCCGACGATGAGGATCTGGTGGCCCTGTGGGTCATCTGCCCTTCCACAGACCGCAACTACGTGATCCGGGTGCCGCCCAAAATGAAAACCGCCCATCAGGCGGCGGCATGGATTGCTGGCTTTGATGATCCGAAGCTGTATCAGCCGGTCATGGAGACCTGA
- a CDS encoding STM4011 family radical SAM protein, with product MKLSVLYRGALETCNYACTYCPFAKRPETPEKRIQDTESLQQFLDWVKREQQVQFSVFFTPWGEALPIPRYQQAIMELSHLPHVQKVVMQTNLSSRLSFLQDCQTEKLAFWCTYHPSQVSREKFLQQSRTLLETGVRFSVGVVGRPGHFAEIEALRAALPAEVYLWVNAYHKGHQMYPYTPEQVGFLTGIDPLFEQNTRQYPSRGKACFAGETVITVDEQGDIRRCHFVDQVLGNIHAPDWQEVLRPRACSRRFCDCHIGYVHLKELELYPVFEGGVLERIPAAFFRSP from the coding sequence ATGAAGCTCTCCGTGCTGTACCGGGGGGCACTGGAAACCTGCAATTACGCCTGCACGTACTGCCCTTTTGCCAAACGCCCCGAGACTCCAGAAAAACGCATTCAGGACACCGAAAGCCTCCAGCAGTTTCTGGACTGGGTGAAGAGGGAACAGCAGGTGCAGTTCAGCGTCTTTTTCACGCCGTGGGGGGAAGCGTTGCCCATTCCACGATACCAGCAGGCCATCATGGAACTCTCGCACCTTCCCCATGTTCAGAAGGTGGTGATGCAGACCAACCTGAGCAGCAGACTGTCTTTCCTGCAGGACTGCCAGACCGAAAAGCTGGCTTTCTGGTGCACCTACCACCCGTCCCAGGTGTCCAGAGAAAAATTTTTGCAGCAATCCCGGACATTGCTGGAAACTGGGGTCAGGTTCAGTGTGGGTGTGGTGGGCAGGCCCGGCCATTTTGCAGAGATTGAGGCCCTCAGGGCGGCCCTGCCTGCGGAGGTATACCTGTGGGTGAATGCCTACCACAAAGGGCACCAGATGTACCCCTACACCCCCGAGCAGGTGGGTTTCCTGACAGGCATTGATCCCCTCTTTGAACAAAACACCCGGCAGTACCCCAGCAGAGGCAAAGCCTGTTTCGCTGGAGAAACCGTGATCACCGTGGACGAACAGGGAGACATCCGGCGGTGCCATTTTGTGGACCAGGTGCTGGGAAACATTCACGCCCCGGACTGGCAGGAGGTGCTCAGACCCAGGGCGTGCAGCAGGCGTTTTTGTGACTGTCACATCGGGTATGTGCACCTGAAAGAACTGGAGCTTTACCCGGTGTTTGAAGGAGGGGTGCTGGAGAGGATTCCTGCGGCCTTCTTCAGGTCTCCATGA
- a CDS encoding SMI1/KNR4 family protein yields MTTLIERLRERALDPLKATDQNMDEGWNPPIRHVASPPLLPERLFELEQELGVDLPEVFRQVYTQVGDGNFGPGYGLMPLKDPAFVSTSDQILPMYLNFLQRGWPEHLLLFCYWGCTVYSVLNLQTEQVGIMDLDAWDDETPAEDCVVWQTANLTDWFEAWLSDQDLFFEMGEE; encoded by the coding sequence ATGACGACACTGATTGAACGCCTCAGAGAACGTGCCCTGGACCCCCTGAAAGCCACCGACCAGAACATGGATGAAGGATGGAACCCTCCCATCCGGCATGTGGCAAGCCCACCCCTTCTCCCTGAACGCCTGTTTGAGCTGGAGCAGGAACTGGGGGTGGACCTCCCCGAAGTCTTTCGGCAGGTGTACACGCAGGTCGGAGATGGGAATTTTGGTCCGGGTTACGGCCTGATGCCCCTCAAAGATCCTGCTTTTGTGTCCACTTCAGACCAGATCCTCCCCATGTACCTGAATTTCCTGCAGCGGGGGTGGCCGGAACACCTGCTCTTGTTCTGCTACTGGGGTTGCACGGTCTACTCGGTCCTGAACCTGCAGACCGAACAGGTGGGCATCATGGACCTGGATGCCTGGGACGACGAAACCCCGGCAGAGGATTGCGTGGTGTGGCAAACCGCCAACCTCACAGACTGGTTTGAGGCGTGGCTCTCGGACCAGGACCTGTTTTTCGAGATGGGGGAGGAATGA